A region from the Streptosporangium sp. NBC_01756 genome encodes:
- a CDS encoding cytochrome c oxidase subunit 4, whose translation MRVQGWLFILCGVFFAAVDVVYWFWSREPVGTTAMAISVGFAFMIGYYLMYTARRIGEQPEDNKQGEISEGAGELGFFSPHSWWPLFVCLAVALSAVGLVIGWWLFIIGVFAIIMSMIGFVFEYYRGHFSH comes from the coding sequence ATGAGGGTTCAGGGTTGGTTGTTCATCCTCTGCGGAGTCTTCTTCGCGGCGGTGGACGTCGTCTACTGGTTCTGGTCCAGGGAACCGGTCGGTACGACGGCGATGGCCATCTCGGTGGGCTTCGCCTTCATGATCGGCTATTACCTCATGTACACCGCCCGCCGCATCGGCGAGCAGCCTGAGGACAACAAGCAGGGTGAGATCAGCGAGGGGGCCGGCGAGCTCGGCTTCTTCAGCCCGCACAGCTGGTGGCCGCTGTTCGTCTGCCTGGCCGTCGCACTCAGCGCGGTCGGCCTGGTCATCGGCTGGTGGCTCTTCATCATCGGTGTCTTCGCGATCATCATGAGCATGATCGGGTTTGTCTTCGAGTACTACCGGGGGCATTTCTCGCACTGA